The following coding sequences are from one Desulfofundulus luciae window:
- a CDS encoding WXG100 family type VII secretion target produces the protein MPKILITPEQVRQVSAQFKQASQQSQEMVTRLQNQVNSLQPEWAGLTKERFYQEFQQWQATMRQFVELLNSIGQQLDAIAQKFETVDRS, from the coding sequence ATGCCGAAAATCTTAATTACTCCTGAACAAGTAAGGCAGGTTTCAGCACAGTTTAAACAGGCCAGCCAGCAGAGCCAGGAAATGGTTACCCGGCTGCAAAACCAGGTTAACAGCCTTCAGCCTGAATGGGCAGGTTTAACAAAAGAACGCTTTTATCAGGAGTTTCAGCAATGGCAGGCAACTATGCGCCAGTTCGTTGAATTGCTCAATAGCATTGGCCAGCAACTGGATGCAATTGCCCAAAAATTTGAAACCGTTGATAGGAGCTAG
- the essC gene encoding type VII secretion protein EssC codes for MSGPPFFQRAPRLYPEIPSGEIEIPAPPPAPTPASMSIFSILLPVVATLLGFGVMGYFSISGNSQFWLYIGFSLPMMMATYLVSFYSYYSQKKAYRRAVSSREEMYRNLLDTRRRELEQLREQQKTALLRVHPDPDGCLDRVIKRGRNLWERAPKDADFLSLRLGTGSLPFSVKVKAPRKDTTLEPDPLLEAAHQLSADFSSITEAPICLPLRDAGVAGLVGPRAVTINTARSMILQIATHHSPDEVKIVAVFPAHESEEWEWMRWLPHTWTEDRTRRFLAKEKNDAHTLMTGLNDELNRRKLQRSLLNTTNALPPLPCIVILLADQSLVEKEAVLPLLLSEGRALGAFTVVMAEHIGALPKECEAIVDVRKKTGQLTQTAPTMIQTTFVPDQTPVNKADRLARTLAPLRPKQMAASTEIPGIVPLFSLFDVQRVEEIDAAHRWRSAQPYRSLAVPIGLRAGGEKLFLNLHERGHGPHGLVAGTTGSGKSELLQSIVASLAVNFHPYDVAFVLVDYKGGGMANLFADLPHLVGTLTNLHGNLATRALVALKGEMLRRQALLAQAEVNHIDDYQKLWRQGRVTEPLPHLVIVVDEFAELKMEQPDFIRELISAVRVGRSLGVHLILATQKPAGVVDEQVWSNARFRLCLRVERPEDSQEVLKRPDAASLTQPGRAFFQVGNNEIFELFQAAFSNALYYPEGFVAQDPNEIAEVTLNGTRRSLSPSQRARPDAAGTQLQALVGYLKGVAEREGLRRLKGPWLPPLPEEINLWDLQDAAGQGWDGRTWKPGTAWIEPIVGIVDHPAQQYQGPLSFNLGKEGHLAVYGAPGSGKTTLLQTLITSLALYHSPADVHLYLMDFGGRMLNLFAQMPHVGDVILADEEERLNRLMRFLLREMESRKERFSETGVSTLPAYRATSAEQLPAIVVVLDNYTGFINAYPDAEDYLAQLLREGGNLGIHFVITANSPSAVRMKTSGNITLAAALQLADRGEYSAAVGRAYGLEPAPVPGRGLVKGNPPLEFQTALPAPGENEVSRTTALKLLMKQMQDAWDGPCAKPIPTLPDIVLLSRLLPPAEGWPVLPSDGSLVVPVGLEVKELEPVMVDLRDGPHFLITGPVQSGKSSFLQTWLLALAECYSPERLYLYLIDFNQTTLFNLQRLPQVKAYIESENQLGEMLNEITCLLRERRQAMDEARRASMGLFSDREFLSHHPAIVIAMDDFDAVSKQADPMSKDQLEQIVRRERGMGVHVLVAANSTDLNSAWDGWIRALKELQTGFLLGSSDHSDLQLFNLRLPVGEAGKLLLPGRGYYTRRGRYVEFQAATVQTGDPTLSSWIERIRGRSQV; via the coding sequence ATGAGCGGTCCGCCCTTCTTTCAACGGGCACCACGCCTTTATCCTGAAATACCCAGTGGAGAAATAGAAATACCTGCACCACCACCGGCCCCGACACCCGCTTCCATGTCCATTTTTTCCATACTTCTACCGGTGGTTGCCACCCTTCTTGGTTTTGGTGTAATGGGTTATTTCAGCATTTCGGGTAACAGCCAGTTCTGGCTTTACATTGGTTTTTCCTTGCCAATGATGATGGCTACTTACCTCGTAAGTTTTTATAGTTACTATTCACAGAAAAAGGCTTACCGCCGGGCGGTTTCTTCCCGGGAAGAAATGTACCGTAATTTGCTTGATACCCGCAGGCGGGAACTGGAACAGTTGCGGGAGCAGCAAAAGACCGCTCTGCTTCGGGTTCACCCCGATCCCGACGGTTGTTTGGATAGAGTCATAAAACGAGGGCGCAACTTATGGGAGCGGGCCCCCAAGGACGCGGACTTCTTATCGCTCCGGTTGGGTACCGGGTCATTACCGTTTTCCGTTAAGGTAAAAGCTCCCCGGAAGGACACAACTCTTGAGCCGGATCCCTTACTGGAAGCCGCGCATCAATTGAGTGCTGATTTCAGCAGTATTACTGAAGCGCCCATTTGCCTTCCCCTCCGCGATGCCGGCGTTGCCGGATTGGTCGGACCGCGCGCGGTTACTATAAATACTGCCCGCAGTATGATTTTGCAGATCGCCACGCACCATTCACCGGATGAGGTCAAGATAGTTGCGGTTTTCCCTGCCCACGAATCGGAAGAGTGGGAATGGATGCGGTGGTTGCCCCATACCTGGACAGAAGACCGCACACGACGTTTCCTTGCAAAAGAGAAGAATGATGCCCATACCCTTATGACCGGGTTAAACGATGAACTGAACCGTCGAAAACTGCAACGGTCATTACTGAATACTACCAATGCATTGCCGCCATTGCCCTGTATAGTTATCTTATTAGCAGACCAGAGCCTGGTCGAGAAAGAAGCCGTCCTTCCGCTTTTGTTATCGGAGGGTCGGGCATTGGGTGCGTTTACTGTTGTCATGGCCGAACATATAGGAGCCTTACCGAAAGAGTGTGAGGCCATTGTTGATGTTCGGAAGAAGACCGGTCAATTGACGCAGACTGCTCCTACCATGATTCAAACAACCTTTGTTCCTGATCAGACTCCGGTTAATAAGGCGGACCGGCTGGCCCGGACACTGGCTCCCCTCCGCCCGAAGCAGATGGCTGCTTCGACTGAGATTCCTGGCATTGTTCCTTTATTTAGTCTTTTTGACGTTCAGCGAGTGGAAGAGATCGACGCTGCCCACCGGTGGCGTTCCGCTCAACCCTACCGTTCTTTGGCCGTACCCATCGGCCTCCGGGCAGGAGGCGAAAAGTTATTCTTAAACCTTCATGAGCGAGGTCACGGTCCCCACGGTCTGGTAGCAGGAACCACGGGTTCCGGCAAAAGCGAGCTGCTTCAGTCAATAGTTGCGTCTCTGGCTGTGAATTTTCACCCTTATGATGTGGCGTTTGTGCTGGTGGATTATAAAGGCGGCGGCATGGCCAACCTGTTTGCTGATCTGCCGCATTTAGTGGGAACCCTTACCAATCTCCACGGAAACCTGGCGACACGGGCGTTGGTTGCCCTCAAGGGTGAAATGCTGCGCCGGCAGGCACTCCTGGCTCAGGCCGAAGTTAACCACATCGATGATTACCAGAAACTCTGGCGGCAGGGTCGCGTAACGGAGCCATTACCCCACCTGGTGATTGTGGTTGATGAGTTTGCTGAACTTAAGATGGAGCAGCCGGATTTTATCCGTGAATTGATCAGTGCGGTACGGGTGGGACGCAGTTTAGGGGTTCACCTTATTCTTGCGACACAGAAGCCGGCCGGTGTTGTTGATGAACAGGTTTGGAGCAACGCCCGCTTCCGGTTATGTCTGAGGGTAGAGCGACCGGAGGATAGTCAGGAGGTGCTTAAACGTCCTGATGCGGCGAGCCTTACCCAGCCCGGACGTGCTTTCTTCCAGGTCGGGAATAATGAGATTTTTGAATTGTTTCAGGCTGCGTTTAGCAATGCTTTATATTATCCGGAAGGCTTTGTGGCCCAGGACCCCAACGAAATAGCAGAAGTCACTTTAAATGGCACCCGCCGCTCTTTGTCTCCTTCCCAACGTGCCAGGCCTGATGCAGCCGGCACCCAGTTGCAGGCTTTGGTCGGGTATCTAAAGGGCGTGGCGGAACGGGAGGGTTTGCGCCGGTTGAAAGGCCCCTGGTTGCCTCCTCTGCCGGAAGAAATAAATCTTTGGGACTTGCAAGACGCGGCAGGACAGGGTTGGGACGGGAGGACCTGGAAGCCCGGCACTGCCTGGATTGAACCAATTGTTGGAATAGTTGATCACCCTGCGCAGCAGTATCAGGGGCCTTTATCCTTTAACCTGGGCAAAGAAGGGCACCTGGCGGTATATGGTGCTCCCGGCTCCGGCAAAACCACGTTATTGCAGACTCTGATCACTTCACTTGCTCTTTACCATTCGCCTGCAGACGTTCACCTTTATCTGATGGACTTTGGCGGCCGAATGCTTAACCTTTTTGCCCAGATGCCCCATGTAGGAGATGTCATTCTGGCCGACGAGGAAGAACGATTAAACCGGCTTATGCGTTTTCTCCTGCGGGAGATGGAGTCACGCAAGGAACGTTTTTCTGAAACCGGAGTAAGCACGCTTCCGGCGTACCGGGCAACGAGTGCCGAGCAGTTACCGGCTATTGTAGTCGTCCTGGACAACTATACCGGTTTCATAAATGCTTACCCCGACGCGGAAGATTATCTGGCGCAACTGCTTCGCGAGGGAGGTAATCTGGGTATTCACTTCGTAATTACTGCCAACAGCCCTTCCGCTGTCCGGATGAAGACCAGTGGGAATATTACTCTCGCAGCGGCGCTGCAGCTTGCTGACCGGGGCGAATACAGCGCTGCTGTGGGGCGTGCTTACGGGTTGGAACCGGCACCGGTACCCGGCCGGGGACTTGTGAAAGGTAATCCACCACTGGAGTTTCAGACAGCGCTACCGGCTCCCGGGGAAAATGAAGTATCCCGTACTACCGCTCTCAAACTTCTGATGAAGCAGATGCAAGATGCCTGGGACGGGCCTTGCGCCAAGCCGATTCCGACTTTACCCGACATAGTCTTGCTATCCAGACTATTACCGCCGGCGGAAGGATGGCCTGTTTTGCCTTCCGACGGTTCATTAGTTGTGCCGGTTGGGCTGGAAGTAAAAGAACTGGAACCGGTGATGGTTGATCTCCGAGACGGTCCCCATTTCTTGATCACAGGCCCGGTGCAGAGCGGTAAGTCAAGCTTCCTGCAAACCTGGCTTCTGGCTCTCGCTGAGTGTTATTCTCCTGAACGTCTCTATCTCTATCTCATCGATTTCAACCAGACCACCCTGTTTAACCTGCAGCGGCTGCCCCAGGTTAAGGCGTATATCGAAAGCGAGAATCAGTTAGGTGAGATGCTCAATGAAATAACCTGCCTGCTGCGTGAGCGGCGGCAGGCAATGGACGAAGCCAGACGGGCTTCCATGGGTTTGTTTTCCGATAGGGAATTCCTATCTCACCATCCAGCGATTGTAATCGCCATGGATGATTTTGATGCCGTGAGCAAACAGGCCGACCCCATGTCTAAAGACCAATTGGAGCAAATCGTCAGGCGGGAACGGGGAATGGGGGTTCATGTGCTGGTGGCCGCCAATTCGACCGATTTAAATTCGGCTTGGGACGGATGGATCAGAGCGCTCAAGGAGCTGCAAACCGGTTTCTTGTTAGGGAGCAGCGATCATAGCGACCTGCAATTGTTCAACCTGCGGCTTCCGGTAGGGGAGGCGGGGAAACTTCTGCTTCCGGGGCGGGGTTATTACACCCGCCGCGGGCGCTACGTAGAGTTTCAGGCTGCAACCGTTCAGACGGGTGACCCGACCCTATCCTCCTGGATCGAGAGAATTCGGGGGCGGTCACAGGTATAG
- a CDS encoding glucosaminidase domain-containing protein produces MPRILVKPDDLRMLGSQLQQVAGEVQAVELRLSSVMAGLDWDVRARAGVENQWYNARSLARSTAQRADAMSQFLIRKAQAFEDADRQGESMVGHTGTAFVAAIREWVQSPFGKTNSFSWQKIDDVIKLGLLGAMGMTFPAIGMFALPFVGAGILNAVVPGLMQPGLTAPGPTPPPSLSGPAGGSTAPGATPPGTGSAPPVGGGAAIQGTGNPLSLDEAIRGVSGNPTVIRGQGYLTLMGFPIGTSGPNGNGVDAKWGNKCKASTKLFQLIMGLPQTGELDATTLAKMKECASSGLTLKQLAKNAFDNGIRPEIAKGSTQAERVNAIYFYALIDEDTSGVPAAITVAQAIQESNAGASIPVDKNNGTYSYNMFGIKADKEWLNKGGAYVVSNTWEHRNGQDIRVDAKFRAYGSYLESVNDHSQFLRDNSRYSSLFSLKKDENYLSNWARGLQNAKYATDPNYAKKLMSHINAYGLK; encoded by the coding sequence GTGCCGCGTATCCTGGTAAAACCGGACGATTTGCGGATGCTCGGCTCACAGTTGCAACAAGTTGCTGGCGAGGTGCAGGCTGTAGAATTACGGTTAAGCAGTGTTATGGCCGGGCTTGACTGGGATGTGCGGGCCAGGGCCGGGGTTGAGAATCAATGGTATAACGCCCGCAGCCTGGCTCGAAGTACAGCTCAGCGCGCCGACGCCATGTCACAGTTTCTAATTCGCAAGGCTCAGGCATTCGAAGATGCCGACCGCCAGGGCGAAAGCATGGTGGGACATACCGGGACGGCTTTCGTTGCAGCCATCCGGGAATGGGTGCAGAGCCCTTTTGGAAAAACTAATAGCTTTTCTTGGCAAAAAATTGATGATGTCATTAAACTGGGCCTTTTGGGTGCTATGGGTATGACGTTTCCCGCGATTGGTATGTTTGCCCTCCCTTTTGTAGGAGCAGGAATCCTGAATGCTGTTGTTCCAGGGCTAATGCAACCTGGTCTGACGGCTCCGGGTCCAACACCACCACCATCCCTTTCTGGGCCGGCTGGGGGCAGCACGGCTCCGGGTGCCACACCTCCAGGGACGGGTTCGGCGCCGCCTGTAGGCGGGGGTGCCGCTATTCAGGGAACAGGTAATCCTTTATCGCTTGATGAAGCAATTAGAGGTGTAAGCGGTAATCCAACAGTAATAAGAGGACAGGGGTATTTAACATTAATGGGTTTCCCAATAGGAACATCTGGTCCAAATGGTAATGGCGTAGATGCAAAGTGGGGCAATAAGTGTAAAGCATCGACAAAACTATTCCAGTTAATAATGGGTTTACCTCAGACTGGTGAATTAGATGCAACTACCCTTGCAAAGATGAAAGAGTGTGCTAGTTCTGGACTAACTTTAAAGCAACTTGCAAAGAATGCGTTTGATAATGGAATAAGGCCAGAAATTGCTAAAGGCTCTACTCAGGCAGAGCGTGTCAACGCTATATATTTCTATGCATTGATTGATGAAGATACGAGTGGTGTTCCTGCTGCAATAACTGTGGCTCAGGCAATACAAGAGAGTAATGCTGGCGCAAGTATACCTGTTGACAAAAATAACGGAACATATAGTTATAATATGTTTGGAATAAAAGCTGATAAGGAATGGTTGAATAAAGGGGGAGCATATGTTGTATCTAATACTTGGGAACATAGGAATGGACAGGATATTAGAGTTGATGCAAAATTTAGAGCTTATGGTAGTTATTTAGAATCTGTTAATGACCACTCTCAGTTCCTTAGGGATAATAGTAGATATTCTTCTCTATTTAGCTTAAAGAAAGATGAAAACTATTTGTCAAATTGGGCTAGAGGTCTTCAAAATGCTAAATATGCTACAGATCCTAATTACGCAAAAAAGTTGATGAGTCATATTAATGCTTACGGGTTAAAATGA
- a CDS encoding FHA domain-containing protein: protein MTERVIVTVQRQGEREVRDLEVPANVPSGQLAKMIARALSWDARPEGQQPSYKIEAYPPGRVLLLQESLAEAGVWDGAWLVIRTDGASPSVSPAPVPYTPPASFPPVSFPAHSGSSGMSGDNDQTELMNESGTTMVFDQQVTAALKVWRGEQQEIIPINKAEFYIGRNREAVDYCEAANKNIGRVHAKIVFVNGVYYIVDLESKNGTYLNGERLLSNRPYPLKFGDKVRLANVEYLFDQI, encoded by the coding sequence ATGACTGAGCGTGTTATCGTAACCGTTCAGCGGCAGGGTGAGAGAGAAGTGCGTGACCTTGAGGTGCCGGCAAATGTACCCTCGGGTCAGCTTGCTAAGATGATCGCCCGTGCTCTTTCCTGGGATGCACGTCCGGAGGGCCAACAGCCATCCTATAAGATAGAAGCCTACCCGCCGGGCCGGGTCCTGTTACTGCAAGAAAGCCTTGCCGAGGCGGGTGTCTGGGACGGCGCCTGGTTGGTGATCCGGACGGACGGCGCTTCGCCGTCGGTTTCACCAGCGCCTGTTCCATATACACCACCGGCATCTTTTCCCCCGGTGTCTTTTCCGGCACACTCTGGTTCCTCCGGTATGTCTGGCGATAACGATCAAACCGAATTAATGAACGAATCCGGCACGACCATGGTTTTTGACCAGCAGGTTACTGCTGCTTTGAAGGTTTGGCGGGGTGAACAACAAGAAATAATTCCCATAAACAAGGCAGAATTTTATATTGGCAGAAACCGGGAGGCTGTCGATTATTGCGAGGCCGCAAACAAGAACATCGGAAGAGTGCATGCCAAAATAGTATTCGTAAACGGCGTTTATTACATAGTCGACCTGGAATCGAAAAACGGAACCTATCTTAATGGGGAGAGGCTTCTCAGCAATAGACCATACCCGTTGAAATTCGGGGATAAGGTTAGATTGGCAAACGTGGAATACCTTTTTGACCAAATCTAA